One window of the Zea mays cultivar B73 chromosome 3, Zm-B73-REFERENCE-NAM-5.0, whole genome shotgun sequence genome contains the following:
- the LOC103652497 gene encoding two-component response regulator ORR6-like, whose protein sequence is MATAAATPAFVAPSLAPKANDSRKAVVPVDASELEKHVLAVDDKSVDRAAIARILRGSRYRVTVVESATRALELLAMGLLPDVNMIITDYWMPGMTGYELLKRVKESAALRGMYVVIMSSMTIVIYTFSNKILR, encoded by the coding sequence atggccaccgccgccgccactCCAGCATTTGTGGCGCCGTCCCTTGCACCCAAGGCCAACGACAGCAGGAAGGCGGTGGTGCCCGTGGACGCGTCGGAGCTGGAGAAGCACGTGCTGGCGGTGGACGACAAATCCGTGGACCGCGCCGCGATCGCTAGGATCCTGCGCGGCTCTAGGTACAGGGTGACCGTCGTGGAGTCGGCGACGCGCGCGCTGGAGTTGCTCGCGATGGGCCTACTCCCCGATGTCAACATGATCATCACCGACTACTGGATGCCTGGGATGACCGGGTACGAGCTGCTCAAGCGCGTCAAGGAGTCGGCGGCGCTCAGGGGCATGTACGTCGTCATCATGTCGTCTATGACCATCGTGATTTATACATTTTCAAACAAAATTTTACGATAG